The Maridesulfovibrio ferrireducens genome segment GTCTGCTTTGACCAAAGAAGTATAAAAACCGAGCCAGAAAGCCGCGCCCTCTAAACTCTGGATTCATGGCCATTCCACGCAAAACATCCGGCTGAGTTGTAACGCATATAGTCAACAATGGATGCTTGAGCCCGATATACTGCCCGTGCTTACGATCCACACGACACGGCTCGCCACTAAACGCTTTCAATATAAGATCAAGGTTAGGCATCTTGCTATACCGTCCTGCAAAGGTATCAAAGAGACCGCCTTCGGCCTCAATGATAGACATGCACTCGCCTTGCTGCTCCATGAGCATAGCCAAACATTCAGGAGTAATGTCATCAGCAAGTAATCTTGGAATAGAAAGTAACTCCGGCAATTCATCCTCAAGGTCACGAATCTCTTGCAAGATATTGTTTCGATTCTGAGAATTCTTTGCCTTAGCAGCCAAGTTACGACGATGATCAATGGCACGTTCTAACGTCAGTCGTTTTGAACGCACTTCCTGAGCCAATGGACCGATTACTTTTTCTTGATCGTTCTCCCACTGTGTTAACGGCCTGCGTGCAGCCTGAGTAACAGCACTTTTCCTCTCACCGGGTGGAAGCGGTGACAACAGGTAAAGATTTAAGGACTCATGATACCCCTCCTTCACTTGTATAGAAAAACGCCGCTGCGCGACGGTGGATAGAACTCCAAATAGATTACAAAGAACCATCTCATACGGAACTTGTAGAGATTCACTAAGTTCATAGCTGTACTCGGCCAGAACCGAAGGCAACGAAATTGACGCCAACGAAGGCGGAAACTGCGGCCCCAACGGAACAGGGGGTTTATGTCTGAACATAGAAAGAATGTCTGTGCCGGACTCGTTCATCTGGGCCTCGGCAAGTTGGCTTGTTCTTCGAGCGGAATAATTTTGCAAGATTCAACATAGAGATCCAGATCACTAGCATCGTATCCGACACGCCGCCCAATTTTGATATAGCGCGGACCTTTTCCAAGACAACGCCATACTTCCAATGTTCCGGGGCTGAGTCCCAATCTTTCCGCAGCTTCTTTTGTGCTTAATAGTCCTTGCATCGATTTCTCCTTGTTGGTTGGAGGTGTTTGTTCTTCGATGCAAATCGATCACGTTTAACGGAGCTGTTAAACCATCTGGAAGGGTAGAAATTCTGTTAAAAACCCTCCAAGTCCTGTCGGATATAGACAGAATTTGGAGGGCAAACTTCTTTATTTTCAGGGTATTATTAGAAATTTAAATTCTAAGGTGTCTTTACTGTAAAAACTTGAAATTTTATCAACAGAGTAGGAAGCAAGGCGGGGTATTTTAAACTGTAAGCCGAAATAGAAATAAAAAAGGAAGAATAATTATGACCGGACAATATGGACAAAATGGACAGAAATATAATTTTGTCCATTTTGTCCATATTGTCCCAAGGTTTTTACTTGGAATCATTTCCTGTGTTTCTAAATTCTGAGGGGAGATTCAGACGAAAAATTTTAATCAACTTATCTGCAGGACGATTCAAACTCAAATCCTGAATATATTTTTTATCCTTAACCTTATCAGCAATCGCTTGGTAATCCTCATGAGAAAAAGTCTGTAAGGATGTCGGGTCTTTGACCATTTCCAGCACCATATTCGCAAGAAAGAAGCCTTCTTTATGTGCTCCGTCTAACTTTTTCTGAGCGAGAGTCAAACGAGCCTTCTGTGTTTGATAAGATTTAACTTCTTTTTTAAGCTCTTCAATCTTTAAATTTTGTATTTGGGCTAAACGGTCTTCATCTGACAAAAATCTTGAATATTTTAATTCAATCTTCTCTACTTCATCTAAATCAAAAAAACATCGCTCATCAAAAAGACGAATAGCTCTTTCTTTCTGACGGAAAAAAGAAGAATGAAAACAACCTATCTTCATAAATTTTACAGAATTATATTCAGACATAAAATACACTTTCAATCTATTTTCAAGAATTGCGTTCGTAAAATCAGCACTTGATTTTCGATTCCACCTAGTTCTCAATTCCGAAGCTAAAATTCGTCGCTGAACTTCATTCTTTGTAAAAAAGTTCATCCCTTCTATAAAATGTGAGAGTGCAAAATTAAACAAATAAATTGTTAGCCAAAGAACAAAAAAGCAAATAAAGGCATAGCCCAATACTGAAGCATTTGGATGACTAGGAACATACTTGATAATAACTACAGGAATTATCATACTCACAAACAACACAAATGCCTCTAATAGCTTGTCTTCAAAACTCTTTTCTTGAAAAAGTGACTGAATGAGAGCTTCACGTTTAGGCTTTTCATCTTCTTGCTCAACAACTTTAGTCTTAGCTTCAACAAATTGTTCTTTCTCATTTTCAAAAGTATTCACATCTGTAATTTGAACCTCAGTAACTTTATCATTCTGCGCTTCACTCATTCGCTATCTCCCTATGCTTTTATACAGCTTATCCCCCTTTAACTGAGGTATATTTTTTTTACAAATAGGATGATGGTTAAACGAACTTCCCCAATAAATAAACATGGGGAACAAAAAAGTGAAAAAAATTTGAACTTAATCAAACTTTTTTCACTTTTTTAAATTTTATGGGGAAGAGTGTGGGGAGAGCTATTTTGGGCATGAAAAAAGGGCTTCTCACTTTCAGTGAGAAACCCTTATATTTCAAATGGTACCGGGAGAGAGAATTGAACTCTCATGGTATCACTACCGGCGGATTTTGAGTCCGTTTTATAGGGTTTCAGAAGAAATCACACATCTTCACAAAAATTCAGTTAACCATTGTTTTAACTAACTTTTTAACTGAATAAGTTTCATTTATTATCACTTGTGATCATTGTCCATCTCTTAAAAAAGTTGTACAGGAGTTGTACAGGAAATGGAGGTAAGGATGGCAACAAGACCAAAATGGAACAAAACAAAGTACCCCGGAGTACGCTACCGTGAGCACGAAACCCGTAAGCACGGTATTCAACCGGACAAGTATTTTGCAATCACCTATAAGTATGAAGGCAAGACCAAAACCGAGCCCATAGGTTGGGCAAGCAATGGGTTCAAAGCTCAGGATGCAGCTAATATTCTGAGTGAGCTTAAAGTCAGTCAGGCCCAAGGTAAATTTCCACAGACCCTGAAACAGAAAAAAGAAATGGCCACCGCCGCCCTCAAGGAAAAAGAAACCCGCGAAAAGGCAGAGAAAGATAAAGGCATTACTTTTGATGAAATATGGACACAATTCTATCGGCCACAAGCAGAATCCAATAAATCTGCAAAATCATGGAAAAGAGAAGAAAGCCNNNNNNNNNNCCGCATATGGATTTCACCGGCCATAGGCGAATGCCCTTTTGCCAACGTTTCAGCCCCTGACCTTGAAAGAATAAAATCCAATATGGCAGAAAAAAATCTCAGCCCACGCTCAATACAATATGCATTGGCTACTGTGCGACAGGTATATAATGTTGCCAAGAAGCAAGACATATTTAAAGGCGATAATCCAGTCAAAAAAATTAAAATGCCCAAGATGGATAACCGGCGAACACGCTTCCTGTCAGAAGATGAAGCTGAACAACTACTTGAAATACTAAAAGACAAACATGCTCTACTATACATTATCGCGCTTGTTTCTCTATATGGCGGCCTGCGGGCAGGAGAGATTATCAACCTAGAGTGGAAGGATCTGAACTTTGCTGAAAGCATGATCCTGATCAGAGACTCAAAAAATGGATTTTCGCGTCATGCATTCATGACTAAGCAGGTTAAAAAAGAACTTAGAGACCTAAGAAAGCGGACAGAAGCAGTTCAAAAGCCAATATTCAGCGCCAAAGAGGGCAAGAAAATCAATGAAGTCTCACGCTCTTTTAACGAAGCAGTAAACGAACTCGGACTAAATGTCGGCATTGATGACCGCAGGCAAAAAGTAGTTTTCCATACCCTACGCCACACCTTCGCAAGCTGGCTGGTTCAACGGGGAACTCCACTCTACACGGTAGCGAAACTCATGGGCCACTCGACTCTGGCAATGACGGAGCGGTATGCACACCTTGCGCCGGACAATTTAAGAGCTGCGATGGCTGTGTTAGAGAATTAATGTCCCTCGGCGCCCCTTGACAAAACGTTGCGCAGTGCGCAACATACTAATGAAGAGCAATGATCAAAACATTTAAGCACAAAGGTCTGGAAAAATTTTACCGCACCGGCTCAATAGCCGGAATACAGGCCAAGCATTCCAAGCGGCTCAGAATCCAGCTTTCGGTCATTGATACGGCTCAGGAAGTAGAGGACGTAAACCTTCCCGGATTCCGGCTGCACAAGCTCAAAGGAAGCCGTGCGGATCTATGGTCCATAACCGTCAATGGTAATTGGCGGCTGACCTTTGAATACCGCGATGGGAATGCTTACATTTTAAACTACGAGGATTACCACTAATGACTATGTACAATCCCCCACACCCCGGTGAGCTTATCAGCTCCGTGTATATGGCAGAGTACACTCTCAGCTGCCGCAAGCTTGCAAAGATGCTCGGGGTTGCTCCCTCCACCCTCACACGTGTTCTGAATGGCAAGAGTGCGGTATCACCTGAAATGTCCCTGCGTCTTTCAAAGGTTCTCGGACGTACCCCTGAAAGCTGGCTGGCTATGCAGGCCAACTATGACCTTGGCAAGGTTCGCAGCAAGGTTGATTTGTCCGGAGTTACTCCTGTTGGGACGGATTGTCCGGTGGTGTAGTTATTTCACTTCTATTTCTAAGCTGCCTATCCGGCAGTAAACTTTGCAAAATCAAGGCTCATTGCTTGCTCCTTTTTCTAAGCTGCCTATCCGGCAGTGAACCAGATATCGAGCTCGTACGTACCCGTATCTCTTTTCTAAGCTGCCTATCCGGCAGTGAACTCCATTCGACACGATAGCCGGCACGACGCAAACTTTCTAAGCTGCCTATCCGGCAGTGAACCTTTTGGAAGTTAATTATTTCACTTCCAAACTTTTCTAAGCTGCCTATCCGGCAGTGAACTATCATCCCAAGTAAGCAGGCGTATTTCGCTTTTTCTAAGCTGCCTATCCGGCAGTGAACTTTCAAGAAGGTTTATTGCGTCTATTTTCATATTTCTAAGCTGCCTATCCGGCAGTGAACAAGTCGGCTTACGAGTTAGTAGGTCAGACATTTTTCTAAGCTGCCTATCCGGCAGTGAACCTCGCAGGAGCGAACGAAGAGAAGCGGGACCGTTTCTAAGCTGCCTATCCGGCAGTGAACCTCCCGTATCAGGGCTTAACAAACTCAGTTTATTTCTAAGCTGCCTATCCGGCAGTGAACGGTTTTATATTTCAAATATCACTGAGGCGCATTTTCTAAGCTGCCTATCCGGCAGTGAACATAAACCATTTGCTAAATGAAAAACTATTTTTTTTCTAAGCTGCCTATCCGGCAGTGAACATCAAAGTGAATTGTGTGGAGTTAGATTGGGTTTTCTAAGCTGCCTATCCGGCAGTGAACGGAGGCATATGTCCAAGTTTAAGAGCTTTCATTTTCTAAGCTGCCTATCCGGCAGTGAACATATACATTCCCGAAGTCTGTCGATGCTACGTTTTCTAAGCTGCCTATCCGGCAGTGAACGGTGG includes the following:
- a CDS encoding YfjI family protein, with product MNESGTDILSMFRHKPPVPLGPQFPPSLASISLPSVLAEYSYELSESLQVPYEMVLCNLFGVLSTVAQRRFSIQVKEGYHESLNLYLLSPLPPGERKSAVTQAARRPLTQWENDQEKVIGPLAQEVRSKRLTLERAIDHRRNLAAKAKNSQNRNNILQEIRDLEDELPELLSIPRLLADDITPECLAMLMEQQGECMSIIEAEGGLFDTFAGRYSKMPNLDLILKAFSGEPCRVDRKHGQYIGLKHPLLTICVTTQPDVLRGMAMNPEFRGRGFLARFLYFFGQSRLGFRIAEPPKVSLQVERAFLERVELLLSFKTNSEITDHSQPLLLSAEAYESWKGFFLLIEAELRPGKSLENMTDWAGKVPGQVARLAGLLHLVSSVKIESRIEQSVMLAATELGKKLVSHALYAFHDMGCDALTSCAQAALKWIKNRNIEQFTFRECHRAIRGRFPKKKQVEQGITMLEDYGYLVLVPIQSSGVGRPSSPSYKVHPAVHAQEVTPKGVYSQPTQRDTACCATSDAVGAGEGGKPPFDPSVYAREMEAV
- a CDS encoding tyrosine-type recombinase/integrase, producing RIWISPAIGECPFANVSAPDLERIKSNMAEKNLSPRSIQYALATVRQVYNVAKKQDIFKGDNPVKKIKMPKMDNRRTRFLSEDEAEQLLEILKDKHALLYIIALVSLYGGLRAGEIINLEWKDLNFAESMILIRDSKNGFSRHAFMTKQVKKELRDLRKRTEAVQKPIFSAKEGKKINEVSRSFNEAVNELGLNVGIDDRRQKVVFHTLRHTFASWLVQRGTPLYTVAKLMGHSTLAMTERYAHLAPDNLRAAMAVLEN
- a CDS encoding type II toxin-antitoxin system RelE/ParE family toxin, producing the protein MIKTFKHKGLEKFYRTGSIAGIQAKHSKRLRIQLSVIDTAQEVEDVNLPGFRLHKLKGSRADLWSITVNGNWRLTFEYRDGNAYILNYEDYH
- a CDS encoding HigA family addiction module antitoxin; the encoded protein is MTMYNPPHPGELISSVYMAEYTLSCRKLAKMLGVAPSTLTRVLNGKSAVSPEMSLRLSKVLGRTPESWLAMQANYDLGKVRSKVDLSGVTPVGTDCPVV
- a CDS encoding helix-turn-helix transcriptional regulator, with the translated sequence MQGLLSTKEAAERLGLSPGTLEVWRCLGKGPRYIKIGRRVGYDASDLDLYVESCKIIPLEEQANLPRPR